The genomic stretch ACCTGCCCCTCGGCCATGGCTTCCAGAAGGGCGGATTGGGTGCGGGGGGAGGCGCGGTTGATTTCGTCGGCCAGGAGAATGTGGGTGAAGACCGGCCCTTGGCGAAAATTGAAGGTGTGGGCGGAAGGATCAAACACCGACACCCCGACAATATCGGAAGGGAGGAGATCGGGGGTAAACTGAATGCGTTTGAATTCGGCGGATACCGTAGCGGCCAAGGCCTTGGCAAGGGTGGTTTTACCGGTGCCGGGCACATCCTCCAAAAGCACATGCCCCCGCCCCGCAAAGGCCGCCACCAGCCAACGCAAGGCTTTGGTGGGATTACGAATAACCGCCGCCAGATTTCCCTCAATCCGCCCAAACAGCCCCTGCCCCCGTTCCAGTTCCAGTTCCCCGTCCATCCAAATCCCCCCATCCCATGGAATGAATCAAAGAGTCTACAGGGGGTTGATAAAACCACACTCTGGCAGCTGGGTCCACATTAGACTGAACAATATATTCATAAGAGGAGAGTCTATTCTGAAGGCTCCCGGGTTGGTGGGTATATCTGTGCGGGGGGCGTTGGCGATAAACGCATTTCTTCCCAGGCCTTGTTAAAATGCATGGATAGCTTGAATGCCTGAAAGGATGATCACACCTTTTTATTCGCGCTTACGAATATCCTGGATGGCCTGTTCCAGTTCAGCCAAGGCTTCCTGGCGCTCCTCATCCTTGAGGGTGGCGAGATCCATCATCACCAGCAGGCCTTTTTTCTCCAAATGTACGTAACGTTGATTCCGGGCCAAATCCCGGTAGAGCCCCACCACTGAAAAAGGCCGGACCGGGCGGTGGATGCCTTTGACTTTGATTGTGGGCTGTTCCTCGGCATGGACCATCTCCCGGGCCAAGGCATAGGTTTCATAGGTCATCATAATGCCGTCCGGTTCGGCTTTGTCTTCCAATCGGGCGGCCAGATTCACCTCGCCACCGATGATGGTGTAATCCATCCGATCCTGGCTGCCAAAATTGCCCACATTGCAATAACCGGTATTGATGCCGATACGCATATGGAAGGTTTGTTCATAGCCCATGCTCTGCCATTTGGAGCGCAAATCCTGCATTTTTTTTTGCATGGCAATCGCCATCCCCACGCAGGCGATGGCATCTTCCTTGGCTCCTCTGGTCTCCGGATCACCAAAAAACATCAACATCGCATCACCAATAAATTTATCGATGGTGGCCCCATAGGTGATGGCAATATTGGACATTTCGGTCAAATAATCATTCAAAAGAAAGGTGAGATCTTCCGGCTCCAGATCATCGGTAGTGGCGGTAAAATCCTTGATGTCAGAGAAGAAAACCGTGAGTTTTTTGCGCTCCGTGGAGAGGGTGACATCCCGCTCGCCGCTAAAAATCGATTGATAAACCTGGGGGGAGAGATATTTGGATAGTTTTATTGAAAGTACCTCCAACATCCCATAAGCCTCGTCCCGCTCCGCCTGGGTCTGCTTGCGGGCGGTGATATCTTCCCAAATGGCCACAAAATGGGTAATTTCCCCCTTGGCATTGGTCAGAGGCGAGATGGATATGGATTCCCAATAGAGTTCACCATTTTTTTTGCGATTCTGAAATTCTCCAGTCCAAATACGGCCCCGCAAAATAGTATTCCATAAATCCTTATAAAGTTCGGGATCGGTGTTGCCCGAAGCGAGGATACGGGGATTCTTGCTCGCCACCTCTGCCAGGGTGTAGCCGGTAATGTTGGTAAACTCGGGGTTGACGTACTCGATTTCCCCTTGGGGGCAGGTGATCAAAACCGCCACAGGGCTCTGCTCCACCACCCGGGAAAGCTTGCGCAGCTCCTCTTCCGACTGTCGGCGCTGGGAGATGTCCATATAGGTGCTGACAAACCCACCACCAGGCAAAGGGCCTCCGGCGATCTCCAAAACCGTCCCGTCCCGACGGATCCGCTCAAAACGGTGTACTTTGGAATGTTTGGCTTGCTCCACCAACTTGTTCACCAGGGTTTCCTGATCCCCCGGGCCAAACTCTCCCCGGGCCACCTCATATCGAATCAGATCGGAAAAATGGGTCCCCGGGCGGACCAATTCTTCTGGAATGTCGCGTAATTCGCTAAAACGTTCATTGGCTATGATGACCCGCAGATCCCCATCATAGGCCACCAACCCCTGATGGATGTTGGCCAAAGCGGTTTTCAACAAAATCGACTGACGGGAAAGCTTGTGTTCAGTGTTGAGACGATCGATGAGCCCGGCCAGGGTGTTGGCCACGGTCACCAAAAAAGCATCCTCCTCCCCTCGGCGCATATGCCCAGCCTCGGTATAGAGGTTCAAGACACCCAACAGACGCTCCTGCAATAAAATGGGCACACAATAATGGCCGTGATCATGGATGCCCTCAAAGGTGACGTCATGGCGGTGATCCAGATGATCCGCAAAAACCACCTCCCGGCTTTCAGCAGCCTTGCCGCAAAGACAGTGGCCAAATGGAATCTTCTCACAACGTTCCAGAAGAGGCCCCGCCAACCCTTTTTGTGCGACCAGGGACAGCTCCCGACTATCCGGGGAGACTAAAAATATGGAGCCCTTGGATTCCAGGGATATCCACGGAATTCGGAAAATGACTTCCAAAATTTCCGCCAACATCTCTTTCATGGGCATGTTTTTCAGACTGATATAGGTGATTCGGGTGATCACCTGGTCGGCAACTATCCCGCGCTCTTCTTCGGTGACATCCTGGACTGTACCGATAATTCGGATGGGCTTGTTGTGCTTGTTGAGCATGACCGTCCCTTGTGTTTCCAGGATGCAACAAATGCCATCGGGACGGAGAATGCGATATTTAAAATGGTGGGGGGATCCTTCAAGGGAAGCTTTGACCGTTTCGATATAGTGGGCCCGGTCTCCAGGGTGGACCCGGTTTAACATGGTCTCATAGGAGGGCTCGAACTCCCCTCTTTTCAGGCCGTATATCTCCCAAACTTCGGCAGACCAGATAAGCTTATCCTGCTGAATATTCCACTCCCAGTGGCCCAGGGAACCTTTTGGGGAGGCGGATGACATTTTTTGGAAACTGGGGCGTGAAGTGGAATTTTCCACACCCTCATTTTTGGGAGGATTATTCTTCATTGGGAAAATCCCGGTTGAATTGAAAATATAGAAGACGTTGCAACGGCCCCCATTGCCCAGAAATCCTGATAAGAAGGAGGGGCAAAAATCGCCTCCTCACTTCTGACTTGGGTAACATTGAGCGTCATCTCCCACTTCCAAACTTTTGGCAAGAGGCGAATGTTCACCACTAAATAGAGCGAACCAGTCATCGTCCCTGATGTTTGGAAATGGCTTTTGAAGCGAAATTTTCTTTAGTAATACAATCCTCACATAATGAAGCTGTTTCAAAAAAAAGTCAAACAAAAGGGGGTGAAACAGCTCTTATCCAAGTA from Magnetococcales bacterium encodes the following:
- a CDS encoding PAS-domain containing protein — protein: MKNNPPKNEGVENSTSRPSFQKMSSASPKGSLGHWEWNIQQDKLIWSAEVWEIYGLKRGEFEPSYETMLNRVHPGDRAHYIETVKASLEGSPHHFKYRILRPDGICCILETQGTVMLNKHNKPIRIIGTVQDVTEEERGIVADQVITRITYISLKNMPMKEMLAEILEVIFRIPWISLESKGSIFLVSPDSRELSLVAQKGLAGPLLERCEKIPFGHCLCGKAAESREVVFADHLDHRHDVTFEGIHDHGHYCVPILLQERLLGVLNLYTEAGHMRRGEEDAFLVTVANTLAGLIDRLNTEHKLSRQSILLKTALANIHQGLVAYDGDLRVIIANERFSELRDIPEELVRPGTHFSDLIRYEVARGEFGPGDQETLVNKLVEQAKHSKVHRFERIRRDGTVLEIAGGPLPGGGFVSTYMDISQRRQSEEELRKLSRVVEQSPVAVLITCPQGEIEYVNPEFTNITGYTLAEVASKNPRILASGNTDPELYKDLWNTILRGRIWTGEFQNRKKNGELYWESISISPLTNAKGEITHFVAIWEDITARKQTQAERDEAYGMLEVLSIKLSKYLSPQVYQSIFSGERDVTLSTERKKLTVFFSDIKDFTATTDDLEPEDLTFLLNDYLTEMSNIAITYGATIDKFIGDAMLMFFGDPETRGAKEDAIACVGMAIAMQKKMQDLRSKWQSMGYEQTFHMRIGINTGYCNVGNFGSQDRMDYTIIGGEVNLAARLEDKAEPDGIMMTYETYALAREMVHAEEQPTIKVKGIHRPVRPFSVVGLYRDLARNQRYVHLEKKGLLVMMDLATLKDEERQEALAELEQAIQDIRKRE